A segment of the Streptomyces sp. NBC_00376 genome:
GTACGGGGACTTCTGGCCGTACATGATGGTCGCCGAGGGTTCGGTGGACATCTGCGCGGAGCCCGAGCTGTCGCTCTGGGACATGGCCGCCAACGCGATCATCGTCCAGGAGGCGGGCGGGAGGTTCACCAGCCTGGACGGGGTCTCCGGTCCGGGCGGCGGCAACGCTGCGGCATCGAACGGACTGCTCCACCACGAGCTGCTCGGCTACCTGAACCAGCGCTACTGACGCAGCTTGCGGCTTGACCTGCACACTTTCCCTGACGCCAATTGCCGGGAGCCGGACGAAGCAGCCGCGGCATACAGGCGGCGGCTCAGCAGTCCGGGCGCGCCGCCGCTCGATGGTCGCTTGGTACCTGGGAGCGAGGGCGGGCACTCCTCCGCCTTGGGCGGGCCGGGTCAGCGGCCCCGCTCCCGACAGCCATGTCACCTGAATGGCGCAACATGATGTGCCACCCACATGGGCGAAGATCAAGCTGGGTAGTGCCCCAACCGAGGCAATCCGTGAAAGGGAAACCAAATGCGCATTCGACGAATCCTCGCCGCCGTAATCGCCACGGCAGCCCTCGCCGGACTCGGCCTCACAGGCGCCGCCACCGCCGCCACCGCCGCACAGGGTGCCCCATCCTCCGTCTCCCCTTCTGAGTGCAGGCAGGGCGGCGGAACGCCCGCGATCAATGAGCCGGGCAACCCCTGTAAGGGCGGTATGTACGACGGGCAGCCGGTCGACTAATCCGCTGATCCCCACAAGGCGCCCCGCAGCCACGCGCCGCGGGGCGCACCCGCGCGAGCGTAGCTGTGGGAGAGTCGCAGGGACTGTGCCGACCCGTCGGACACGCCCCGGGGCCTCTCGTTTGGATCATGCCGGGCTCGCGGGGCCTGATCCAAACGAAAGACCCTGGACGCCACCCGATCCCGGCCTCAGTCTGAGGCCGGTTGACGCGCGGCAAGTCGAGGGAGTCCACGCAACAACAAGGTTCCGCCCGAACGCGAGGGCGACGCATCCGGGCGCATCGTGGGGCACATGTGGGGCACGGAGCGGAGCACTGCGGGAACGGTCAGCTCAGCGCGGAGTGATCGCGCGGTCTGTAAATCTGCCTGCAGATGACCGGCGTCACGCTTTCTTCCGGGCCGTCCGTGGGCCGTCCGAGGGGGCCGACGATGACCGCCAACGACCAATGACGCCCACAACCACGCAGCTCTCCCCGGCAGATTGTGGAGCGATGCCGCACCCCGCCGGAAGGGCGGTTCAATACCAGCGCTACCGAGCCGGCGCTGCTGAACCGGCGCCACCGGCCCTGATCGCATCGGATCGCATCACCGGACCGTGTTCCCGAGGGGCGTCGCGCGCTGCCGCACGCCCCTCGGTGTGCTTCACTCCCCCCTTGTTCCTTCCACGCATCGGTGCAACTCTGAGAGTCCCCCCGCTTGTGAATTTGTGAATCGGCTCACGTGGCCGTTCGCCAAGGAGGTGGCTCCCTTCATGCTCGTCCGTGACGCCATGAGCACACTGGTCCTCACCATCGGGCCCGCCCATACGCTCCGCCAGGCCGCCCGGCTGATGTCGGTACGCCGCATCGGGGCCGCGGTCGTCCTCGACCACGACAACAGCGGGCTCGGCATCCTCACCGAACGCGACATCCTCAACGCGATCGGCTCCGGACAGGATCCGGACGTCGAGACCGCCGCCACCCACACCACCACCGATGTGGTCTTCGCCTCGCCCACCTGGACCCTGGAAGAGGCCGCGGAGGCCATGACACACGGCGGGTTCCGCCACCTGATCGTGCTGGACGGCCACGGGCCCGTGGGCATCGTCTCCGTCCGCGACATCCTGCGCTGCTGGGCACCCATCAGGCGCCACCACCACGCGGAACTCATCGGCTGAGCCCGGCGTGAACGACCGGTGGGCCGGTCTCCCCGAAGAGGAGACCGGCCCACCGCCGACGGCAGCCGCCCGGATCAGCCGCGAAGGGCCTGGACCGCGGCCTCCAGACGCTTGCCGAAGTCGCCGTCCGCCTGGCGGAAGTTGTTGATCGCGCGCTCGGCGATGTCGTCGCGCGAGACCTTGGCGATGAACCCGGCGAGGTTCTCGATCAGCCGTGCCTTCTCGTCCTCGGAGTAGAGCCGGTAGAGGTTTCCGGCCTGCACGAAGTCGTTGTCCTCGGCGTGGCTCGGGGCCGCGTGCGTGGCGACCTCACCGGTGACGGTGGTGGGCTCCCACAGCGGGCGGTCGGTCTGGGCCGGACCGCCGAAGCTGTTCGGCTCGTAGTTCTTCGCACCCTTGTGGCGGCCGTCGTACAGGTAGCCGTCCCGGCTGTTGGTACGCGCCTCGGTGGCGTGCGGACGGTTCACCGGCAGGTGGTCGGCGTTGATGCCGACGCGGTAGCGGTGGGCGTCGCCGTACGCGAAGAGACGGCCCTGGAGCATCTTGTCGGGGGACGGACCGATACCCGGCACGAAGTGCGCGGGGCTGAAGATCGACTGCTCGGTCTCCGCGAAGATGTTCTCCGGGTTCCGGTTGAGCTCCAGCTTCCCGATCTCGATCGGCGGGTAGTCCGCGTGCGGCCACACCTTGGTGAGGTCGAAGGGGTTGAACCGGTACGTGGCCGCCTCGGCCGCCGGCATGATCTGGACCTGCACCGTCCAGGACGGGAAGTCGCCGCGCTCGATCGCCTCGCGCAGGTCGCGCTGGTGGCTGTCCGGGTCCTCACCGGCGAGCTTGTTGGCCTCGGCCTGGGTGAGGTTCTTGATGCCCTGGTCGGTCTTGAAGTGGTACTTGACCCAGAAGACCTCGCCGGCCTCGTTGTTCCACTGGAACGTGTGCGAGCCGTACCCGTTCATGTGGCGCAGCGTGGCCGGGATGCCGCGGTCGCCGAAGAGCCAGGTCACCTGGTGGGTGGACTCGGGCGACAGACCCCAGAAGTCCCAGACGTTGTCAGCCTCCTGCGAGCCGGTGTACGGGTCGCGCTTCTGGGTGTGGATGAAGTCCGGGAACTTGATGGCGTCCTTGATGAAGAACACGGGGGTGTTGTTGCCGACGAGGTCGTAGTTGCCCTCTTCGGTGTAGAACTTCAGCGCGAAACCGCGGGGGTCGCGCACCGCGTCGGCCGAGCCGAGGTTGCCTGCGACGGTCGAGAAGCGCAGGAAGGTCTCGGTCTGCTTGCCGACCTCGGAGAGGAACTTGGCGCGCGTCCACTGCGAGACGTCGCGGGTCAGCGTGAACGTGCCGTACGCGCCGGCGCCGCGGGCGTGCACGATGCGCTCCGGAATGCGCTCACGGTTGAAGTGCGCGAGCTTCTCCAGCAGCGACTGGTCCTGCACCAGGACGGGACCGCCGACGCCCGCGGTCTGGCTGTTCTGGTTGTCGGCGACCGGCGCGCCGGCCTCCGTGGTGAGCGGTCCCTGCGTCACGTGCGCCTCCTGCGTCGTTCCTGCACATTCGTCTCGAACTGCACAGCCTGTCCCTTGGCGTATGCCGTTGCCGATCCTACAATGGACTTAGTCCAAGTCAAGTGAACATCCAAAGTCACACCCGTTCGGGACCTGGTCCCTTCACTGTTAGGCTTGTTTCTATGAGTGACCTGTTGGAACGACTTCGCGGACGTGGCTGGCGCATGACTGCGCAGCGGCGCGTCGTGGCCGAGGTCCTCGACGGGGACCATGTGCACCTGACGGCCGACGAGGTCCACGCGCGGGCCGTGGTCAAGCTGCCCGAGATCTCCCGCGCCACCGTGTACAACACGCTGGGCGAGATGGTGTCGCTCGGCGAGGTCATCGAGGTCTCCACGGACCGCCGCGCCAAGCGGTACGACCCGAACGCACACCGCCCCCATCACCACCTCGTCTGCGCGAGCTGCGGCACGATCCGCGACGTGCACCCGGCCGGCGACCCGATGGCGGACCTGCCGAGCGACGAGCGCTTCGGCTTCACGGTGTCCGGCGTCGAGGTCACCTACCGAGGCATCTGCCCCAATTGCGCGGCGACCGGCTGAGCCGAACGAGCGACGGAAGGCCCCGGCGCGAGCGTCATTCGCACCGGGGCCTTCCGCGTGAATCCCCGCAGGGAACGACGCACCTCCCCGCCATCGGCACGTGCGCACCCCCTTCCCGAATCTGACGGGTAGTCATATCGTCTGCGGCGATCACGTCCGCCCCGCGGCGGATCCGCACCTCGATACGCGCGAGGAGAGACCCGTGGGAGTTCCGCACCCGACCCCACCCGCAACCGCAACCGTCAGTCCCAAACTCCGCGCCGACGCGCTCACCCGCTCGTTCGGGCGCGGCGCCAAGGCCCTGCCCGCCCTCGGCCCGCTCGATCTCTCCGTCGCACCGGGCGAGTTCACCTGCATCGTCGGCCCGTCCGGCTGCGGCAAGTCCACACTGCTCAGGATCGCCGCCGGACTGCTCCGCCCCAGCTCCGGCGAGCTGTCCATCCGTACGGCCTCGCCCCGCCCGGCGGCGATGATCTTCCAGGACTACGGCATCTACGACTGGAAGACCGTGCTCGCCAATGTCCGCTTCGGCCTCGACATCCAGCGCGTACCGCGCAAGGAGGCCGACGCCAGGGCGCGCGACTGGCTGGCCCGGATGGGGCTCTCCGACTTCGCTGGTGCGTATCCGGCCACCCTCTCCGGTGGGATGCGGCAACGGGTCGCGATCGCCCGCGCCCTGGCCGTGGAACCCGAGATCTTGCTGATGGACGAGCCGTTCGCGGCGCTCGACGCCCAGCTGCGCACCATCCTCCAGGACGAGCTGCTCGACCTCACCCAGACCACCCGCACCACCACCCTCTTCATCACCCACAGCCTCGAAGAGGCGATCGTGCTCGGGGACAGGGTGCTGGTGATGTCCGCCAGACCGGGGCGGATCATCGCCGAGCGCCGCCCGCCGTTCGGTCGGCCGCGCACCGGCGAAGTCCGGTCGGCACCCGAGTTCACCGCGCTGAAGAGCGAGTTGTGGGAGCTCCTGCGCGGCGAGGTCCGCAGGGAGGCGGTCCCGGCATGACCGTCACCGTGAACGCCACGAAGTCCGACGACGGCGTCCTGATCCGCAGACCGGGCCCGCAGGAACTGCATCCGGTACGCACCCACCGCAGGCGCCGCACCCTGGAGATCGCGCTAGCCGTCGCCGTACCGCTGCTCCTCGTGCTGCTCTGGCAACTGGCCGCCGCACGGTCCTGGATCGACGCCCGGGTCTATCCCGCCCCCTCCACCATCCTGGCGGACGGCCTGGACCGGGCGGGCGCCGGTGAACTGTGGCCGGACGTGTGGGCCACGCTCAAGCGGGTCCTGGGCGGCTATGCGATCGGCACCGTCGCGGGGTACGCCCTCGGCCTGCTGATGGGCTCGCTCTCCCTCGTACGGGCAGCGCTGGAGCCATTGCTCGACGCCCTGTACGTCGTGCCGAAACTGGCCCTGCTGCCGGTCTTCCTCAATATGTTCGGCCTCGGTGAGGGACCGCAGATCGCCTTGGTCGCCGCGACCGTCTTCTTCTTCGTCTGGATCTCCACCATGGCGGCCGTGCTAGCCGTCCCGGTCGGCCACCGTGACGCCGGTCAGGTCTTCGGCGCCTCGCCCTGGCAGATGTTCCACCATGTGCTGCTTCCCGCCTCGCTGCCCGCGGTCCTGGTCGGGGCACGGATCGCGGCAGGAGTGGCGGTGCTCGTCATCGTCGCCTCCGAACAGATCGCCGCGGCCGACGGTCTGGGCCATCTGATCTTCGACTCCCGGGCGCTGTTCCAGAACGACGTGATGTTCGTCGGCATCGTGTGTGTGGCGGTCCTCGGTGTCGTCTTCTCCGAAGTGGTGCGGGTCGCCGGACGGCTGCTCACGCCGTGGGCCCCGCGCGACCGCGGCCGCGGTCGGTCCTGAGCGGCTCCCCGCACTCCTCGACGGCCGGGTCCCGAACGGCTCCCCATGCTCCTCGACTGCCGGTCCCGAACGGCTCTCTCCACGCTCCTCGTACGGAGGCACTGTGCGTACCCACACCCTTTTCACCCGCACCGCCGTGCTCGTCACGGCATCCCTGCTCGGCGCGGCAGGCTGCGCCCGGCCGGAGTCCGGCGGCAACGGCCCCGCCGCGCCGCGCACCGTCCGGCCCGTCGCGGGCTGCGGCGCCGGCAGCTGGACCGACCCGGCCGAACTCGCCCCCGACCGGAAGGCGGCCCGCTGCGACAAGGGCGCCCCGGCTGCCCAGCCACTGGCGAAGCGGCGGAAGATCACCGTCGCCACCGGCACCCTGAGCGCGGAGTACGTCGCTCCGCTCCAGGTCGCGGTGGCGAAGGGCGAGTTCGCGAAGGAGGGGCTGGACGTCGAATTGAAGGTGCTTCCCACCCCGGACGCCCTGCCGCTGCTCGCCAAGGGCGACGTGGACGCCCAGTGGGCGGCTCCCGAGGCAGCCGTGATGAACGGCATCAACGGCGGCTTCGACATCAAGTGGGTCGCGGGGAACTTCTCCCCCGACCCCACTTCCAAGAGCGGCCTGTGGGTGCGCCTCAAGGACGGCGAGAGCGCCGATCACGTCGAGATGGCGGGCCGGAAGCTCGGCACCATGATCGGCAAGGGCTCCGTCATCGCGTACCCGATGGACACCTCCTTGAAGAAGCACGGCGGCGGCCTCGACAGGATCAGCTTCCAGCAGCTCGGTTCCGCGGATGTGCTGACCGCACTGCAGAACGGCGGCGTGGACTCCGCCTGGCTGCTCGACCCGATCTGGCGCAAGGTGGACGGCGACACGAAATACGCGTTCCTGGGCGGCCAGCCCGTCGGTGAACCGCTCGGCGGTCTGCTCTTCGGCCCGACACTGCTGAACAAGGACCCGGACGCGGGTGTCGCCTTTCTCCGCGCCTACATCCGGACGGTGAACACCTACTTCGCCGGGGACTACAAGTCCGATCCCGCGTTCGTCGCCGAGCTGGCGAAGCTGATGAAGACCGACGAGGCCACGCTGCGGTCGACCCCGTCGATGCGGATGGACTGGGAGATACGGAAAGGCACGACGGACCGGCTGCAGGAGGCGTACGCCGATTCGGGCGTCTCGAAGGGCGCCCCGGTGCCGGAGTCGAAGGCCGTCGACCGGGCGATGTACTCGGAGGCGGTGGGCCACAAGCTCTGACCCGCGCACGGCGCATGCACAGAAGGCCGGATCCTCTGAAAGGATCCGGCCTTCTGTCTTCAGTAGCGGGGACAGGATTTGAACCTGCGACCTCTGGGTTATGAGCCCAGCGAGCTACCGAGCTGCTCCACCCCGCGTCGTTGTGTTTAGAACTGTACGTCACCGCTGCCGACCAGCGCAAATCGATTCCGGGGGCGCCAGGGGTGCCCCACCCCCGGCGCCCCGGCCGGCTTCTGCCCTACGCGGTCAGCTCCTGGTGCAGCGCCTCCCGCAGCCGGGCCGCCCGCTCGGCGACCTCCGCCGGGCCCAGCTCGACCGCCCGCGCGCACCAGCGCTGCCCCTCGGTGAGCTCGCCCCGGCGGGCGGCCAGCAGGGCGAGGCGCAGGGCCGCCCGCCCGTGCCCGTCGTTCGCGGCCCGGCTCCACCACAGCGCGGCCTCGCGCTCACTGCCCTCGCGGGCGAGCAGCAGCCCGAGGTTGAAGGCGCCGTTGCGGCTGCCCGACTCGGCGGCCTCGCGGTACCAGCGGGCGGCGCTGTCCACGTCGCCCCGGGCCGCCGCGAGCATTCCGACCCGTACCTGGGCGCGGCGGTGCCCCTGCTCGGCGGCCCGCTCGTACCACTCCTCGCACTCGGTCTTCTCCGGCATCGGCTCCCCGAGCGCGGGGGGCCCGGGTGGCGGCTGCCGCGAGTCCAGCACCCCGGCCAGCCGGAAGGCGGCCTCCGCGCTGCCGCCGCCCGCCGCACAGCGCAGATGGCGCTCCGCCTCCTGCTCCTCGCCCTGGTGCAGCAGGGCCATGCCGACCTGGAGGGCGGCCTCGGTGTGGCCGGCCGCCGCGGCACGCTCGTACCAGACCAGTGCCGCACGGTCCTCGTCGCGCCCGGCGTACAGGATGCCGAGGTTGAACGCCGCGTCGACGCTGCCCGCCTCGGCCGCCTTGGAGAACCAGGGCTCGGCGCCGGTCGCGTCGCCCGCCTGGAGCAGGAGCACGGCCAGTGCGTTGGCGGCCTCGCGGTGGCCCGCGTACGCGGCGCGGCGGTACCACTGCTCGGCCTGCGGCGTACGGTCCTGGGCCGCGCAGAGCAGGCCGAGGTTGTAGGCACCGTTGACGTCGCCCGCGTCCATCGCGGCGCGGTACCAGCGCTCGGCGGTCTGTTGTTCGCCACGGGCCGCGTGCAGGGCGCCCAGGGCGTTGGCGGCGTTCCCGTCGCCGTCCTGGGCCGCGCGAAGCCACCACACGGCGGCGCTCTCCTCGTCGCCCGCGTCACGCAGCAGGAAGCCGAGCGCGCAGGCTGCGCGCGCCTCGCCCGCCTTCGCGGAGATGAGGTACCAGCGGCCGGCCTCCTTGGGCTCGCCGCGCTGTTCGAGGATGGCGCCGAGGTGCAGAGCGGCACGCCGGTGGCCGCGCGCGGCGGCCTGCCGGTACCACTGCTCGGCCTCGCCCACCCGTCCCGTCGCCGGACCCGCGACCGGGCCGTCGTCCCTGCGTGCCACGGGCCGGCCGGTCGCGCCGGGGCGGTCACCGGCGCCGGGGCCAAGACCGGGGCGGCCGAAGGCGTCGTGCGGGTCGTCGGCGGCGTTGCGGTCCAGCATGCGCGCGAGGCGGTACGCGGCCTCCCGGTGCCCCTGCTCGGCGGCGGCGCGCAGCCAGCGCTCCGCGCCGACGTCGCTGCGGTGTTCCAGCAGGTCGGCCAGGGCGTACGCGCCCAGCGCATGACCCCGCTCGGCGGACTGCCTCAGCCAGTACTCGGCGCCGGGCTCGTCGCCGCGCTCGCGGTAGTGGCGGCCCAGCGCGTGCGCGGCGGCGGCGGACCCCGCGACGGCGGCGATGCGCCACCAGCCGGCCGCGTCGTCGATGTATCCGCGCTGGTGGAGCAGGACACCCAGGTTGTTGGCCGCGGCCCGGTCGCCGTCCGCGGTGGCCCCGCGCAGATAGGGCTCCGCGCCGTCCAGGTCGCCGCGGCGCAGCAGCAGGGCGCCGAGGACGCTCATCGACGCGGTGTCCCCGGCATCGGCGGCACGACGGTGCCGCGCCTCGCTCTCGGCGCTCTCCGGGCTCTCGGCGCTGCCGGGGGCCTCCGTGGCCCCGGTGTTCCCGTCGCCCACGGCGCTTCCCGTGTTCTCTGTGAACTCCGTGCTCTCGACGGTCGCGGCACACCCCGCAGTCTCGGCAGTTTCGGTCGCCTTGATGATCTCAGGTGTCTCGGGTGTCCCAGGTGTGTCAGTGGTCTCGTTGCTCTCCGTGGCGGAAACGCCAAAAGCCGCATTCGCCGCGTTCTCTGACCGATGAACGCGACGCTGCACAAACCGCCCTGTCTCCAACAGAGTTGCCCTGTCCCCCATAAATACCATCGCGCACCGCCTGCCACCCGCGTACACCTGGTATAGCGCGGCCAGTTAGGTCACTTCAGCGTTTTGTCGACATGCCCACAGAGAGATAAGTCAAACACGTCCGGAGCCAACTCGTGCCCCGCGAACCGCACTTCACGCACCTTGCGCAAGAAAGTCGCCGCGACACGACGAAGGCCCGGATCCTCGAAAGGATCCGGGCCTTGGTCTTTCAGTAGCGGGGACAGGATTTGAACCTGCGACCTCTGGGTTATGAGCCCAGCGAGCTACCGAGCTGCTCCACCCCGCGTCGTTGTGGTGAAACCGTACCACGACGCGGGGGTGAGCCTTTACCGGGTTATTCAGCCACCACTGTCAGCGCCGGATGGTTTGCCTTCCTTGTCGGCACCATCCGCCTTGTCCGGCCTATCCGCCTTGTCCGCACTGCTCGCGTTGCTCGCGCCGTTCCCGCCGCTCGCGTTGTTCGCGCTGCCCGACTTGGGCTGGGCGGCCGCCGCACGCTGGAGCGCGTCCTGCAGATCCGCCTGGGCCTTGCCGTAGGCGGCCCAGTCCTGGTCCTTGAGGGCCGCCTCGCCCTCCGAGTAGGCCTTCTGCGCATCCGCGATCGCCTTCTTCAGCGCCGCGTCACCGGTGGCCGGCGGCTCCGTGGTGCCCGGGGGTCTGGTGGTTTCCGGCGGGGTGGTGCCGGAGTCCGTCACCCCGAAGACCGCGTTGAGCGCCTCCCCGAGGCTGTTCTCGAAGACGGTCTTCGACCCGTACGAGGCGGCGACCTTGCGCAGCAGCGGATAGTTCTGCGTGCCACCGCGCGTGTACACCGGCTCGATGTAGAGGAAGCCCCCCTCCAACGGCACGGTCAGCAGGTTGCCGTACTCGATGTCGGAGTCGGTTCCCTTCAGGTTCCTCACGAACTCGGCGACGTCGTCGTTGCCGTTGAGCTCGCTCTGTACCTGGCCTGGGCCCTTCACCGTGGTGGTGACTCTCAGCAGTCTTATCGTGCCGTAGTCCTTGCTGGCCGCATCGGCGTCCACCGCCATGAACGCCCCGAGGTCGGGCCGCCCCTTCGGCGTGAAGGTCGTCGTCAGCGAGAACTTCTGAGCCGTCTGGTCCGGCATCTTTATGCTCAGGTAGTACGGCGGGACCGCACCGGACTCCTTGTTGGTCGGGTCGTCCGGGACCTGCCACGCGTCACTGCCGCTGTAGAACTGCGCGGGGTTCGTGACGTGGTAGCGGGTGAGCAGTTCGCGCTGCACCTTGAACAGGTCCTGCGGGTAGCGCAGGTGGTCCATGAGCTCCTGCGGGATGTCCGCCCTGGGCTCCACCGTCCCGGGGAACGCCTTGCGCCAGGTCTTGAGGACCGGGTCCTGGGTGTCCCACTCGTAGAGCTTGACCTTGCCGTCGTAGGCGTCGACGGTGGCCTTCACCGAGTTGCGGATGTAGTTGACCTGGTTCTGCTGGGCGACGACCGCACGCTGGTTGGTGGTCAGCGAGTCGGCCGTGGTGTCACCGAGCGTCGTACGGGAGGCGTACGGGTAGCCGTTGGTGGTGGTGTACGCGTCGACGACCCACTGGATGCGGCCGTTCACCACGGCCGGGTAGGCGTCGCCGTCGATGGTCAGCCACGGGGCGACCGCCTCGACGCGCTCCTTGGGCGTGCGGTTGTAGAGAATCCGCGAGCCCTCGCCGATGGCCCCCGAGTAGAGGATCTGCGGCTCACTGAACGAGACGGCGTACGCGGCGCGGTTGAACGCGTTGGAGAGACTGACCCCGCTGTCGCCCTTGTAGCTGGTGGTCTTCTCGCCGTCCTCCTCGTAGTCGAGCTCCTTCTGGGGCCCGCCGACGATGGAGTACTGCTCGGTCTTCTCGCCGTAGTAGATCTGCTGCTCGTACTTGCCGAGATCACCCGACGTCGGCAGGCCGGACTCGGTGAAGTCCGGGGAACCCTTCGGGTTCTTGCCCGTCGTCGTGCCGCGGGCCGCGATGGCGCCGTAGCCGTGGGTGTAGGTGAAGTGGTCGTTGATCCAGTTGCGCTTGGGGATGCCGTCGAGGTTGAGCTCGCGCAGACCGATGACCGTGTCCTGGTCCTTGCCGGCGGCGTCCTTGTAGCGGTCGACGTCCAGCGTCTTGGGGAACTGGTAGTAGTTCCTCTTCTGCTGGAGCTGCTGGAAGGCCGGGGAGACGACGTTGGGGTCCATCACCCGGTAGCTGGCCGCCTCGTTCGCGCTGGCGCGAAGCTTGGCGTCGTCGTCCGTCGTGCTCTTGCCGGAGTAGTCGTCGACCTGCGCGTCGTCGATGTCGTAGGCGTCACGCGTCGCTTCGATGTTCTTCCGGATGAACGGGGCTTCCTTGGCCTGCTCGTTCGGCTGGACCTGGAACTTCTGCACGATCGCCGGGTACAGCCCGCCGATCAGGATCGCCGAGAGCACCATCAGGCCGAAGCCGATCACCGGGAGCTGCCAGGTACGGCGCCAGAGCGTCGCGAAGAACAGCACGGCGCAGATCGCGGCGATGCAGAACAGGATGGTCTTCGCCGGCAGATAGGCGTTGGCGTCGACGTACCGCAGCCCCGTCCAGTTGTCCGTGGCCTTGAAGTCGCTGGACTTCACGGCCAGGCCGTACCGGTCGAGCCAGTACGCCACGGCCTTCAGCGAGACGAAGACGCCGAGCAGCACCGACAGATGGCCGGTGGCCGCGCCGGTCGCCCGCGCTCCGGGGCTGGTGATGCGCAGCCCGCCGTACAGATAGTGGGTCATCGCGGCGGCGATCAGCGAGAGCACCGTGGCCGCGAAGCCGAAGCCCAGCAGGAAGCGGTACCAGGGCAGATCGAAGGCGTAGAAGGACACGTCCAGATGGAACTGGGGGTCCTTCTGCCCGAACGCGACGCCGTTCACATACATCAGCCAGGTACGCCACTGGCCGGAGGCGGATGCTCCGGCGATCAGACCGACGAGCGCGGTGATCGCGAGCAGCACCCACTTCTTGTGCGGGGCGAGACTCATCCGGTAGCGGTCCAGGCTCTGCTGTTCCAGGGACATCGCGCTCAGCGGCGGCCGGAGCCGGTGCGCGAGCCAGATGTTCAGGCCGACGGCGACAGCCATCAGCAGTCCGAAAAC
Coding sequences within it:
- a CDS encoding UPF0182 family membrane protein is translated as MPDRGGGPTGPRIRVGRPSRRARTLLMTLGVLAVLAMAFVMFAGFWTDWLWYRSVDYSSVFTTTLWTKIGLFLVFGLLMAVAVGLNIWLAHRLRPPLSAMSLEQQSLDRYRMSLAPHKKWVLLAITALVGLIAGASASGQWRTWLMYVNGVAFGQKDPQFHLDVSFYAFDLPWYRFLLGFGFAATVLSLIAAAMTHYLYGGLRITSPGARATGAATGHLSVLLGVFVSLKAVAYWLDRYGLAVKSSDFKATDNWTGLRYVDANAYLPAKTILFCIAAICAVLFFATLWRRTWQLPVIGFGLMVLSAILIGGLYPAIVQKFQVQPNEQAKEAPFIRKNIEATRDAYDIDDAQVDDYSGKSTTDDDAKLRASANEAASYRVMDPNVVSPAFQQLQQKRNYYQFPKTLDVDRYKDAAGKDQDTVIGLRELNLDGIPKRNWINDHFTYTHGYGAIAARGTTTGKNPKGSPDFTESGLPTSGDLGKYEQQIYYGEKTEQYSIVGGPQKELDYEEDGEKTTSYKGDSGVSLSNAFNRAAYAVSFSEPQILYSGAIGEGSRILYNRTPKERVEAVAPWLTIDGDAYPAVVNGRIQWVVDAYTTTNGYPYASRTTLGDTTADSLTTNQRAVVAQQNQVNYIRNSVKATVDAYDGKVKLYEWDTQDPVLKTWRKAFPGTVEPRADIPQELMDHLRYPQDLFKVQRELLTRYHVTNPAQFYSGSDAWQVPDDPTNKESGAVPPYYLSIKMPDQTAQKFSLTTTFTPKGRPDLGAFMAVDADAASKDYGTIRLLRVTTTVKGPGQVQSELNGNDDVAEFVRNLKGTDSDIEYGNLLTVPLEGGFLYIEPVYTRGGTQNYPLLRKVAASYGSKTVFENSLGEALNAVFGVTDSGTTPPETTRPPGTTEPPATGDAALKKAIADAQKAYSEGEAALKDQDWAAYGKAQADLQDALQRAAAAQPKSGSANNASGGNGASNASSADKADRPDKADGADKEGKPSGADSGG